The region TCATCACATTATCGAAAATACACTTCATCTCAAAGTTGTGCTAGAATATGTCCTCATAGGATTTACCGTATTGTTCCTTATTAAAATACTGATCATGCCGTAACGGTTATCGGTATTGACACAAGTTACTCTAACTATCTATGAAAGGTATTATTCTCGCAGGCGGACGTGCTACCAGACTTCGACCGCTTACCAAAATTACATCCAAACAGCTGCTCCCGGTCTATGACAAACCGATGATCTACTACCCCATCGAAACGCTGATTAAATCAGGAATAAAAGACATTCTGATCATTATTTCACCTGAATATGCTGGACATTTCCTCAATTTGTTAGGAAGCGGAAAAGAGTTCGGGGCACGATTCACCTATGAGATCCAGGAAGAGCCGCGCGGTCTGGCAGATGCTTTCATTGTAGGAGAGCACTTTATCGGAGATGACAACGTCACCATGATCCTTGGTGACAATATCTTTGATGAAGACTTCTCTGAGATTGTGCAAAACTTTAAAAGCGGCGGACATGTTTTTGCAAAGGAAGTACACGATCCGCAACGTTACGGAGTCATCGAATTTGACGAAAATAATAACGTATTATCTATCGTTGAAAAACCTGAGTCTCCGAAAAGTAATTACGCCATGGTGGGATTGTATGTCCTTGACAACAGAGCCGCACAGTTCGCTAAAAATGTACAGCCGTCATCACGCGGTGAAATCGAAATTCCCGATGTCATCAACCAGTATCTGAAAAAAGGTGAACTGAAAGTATCCACGCTCAAAGGAATCTGGGAAGATGCCGGCACATTCGATAGTCTTCTCCGCGTCAACAACTACTGGGCAGATAAGGCCAAACAAAATCCAACTCAATAAGCAAATGGTGAGCGCAGTAATCAAAATTTGTGAATGAAGTGGATGTCCGATCCACCAGATGGCAGAGGACACGTTCAGAATCGGAACAGGTGGCCGAGTTTGGGGAACCTCATATCTTTAGCGAAGTAATCAAAATTTGTGAATGAAGTGGATGTTCGAGCTGTCAAGAATTGGCGAGTTCACTTCTGAACAAATTTTGTGGTACGAGCATGACAACATCATTTTTCAACCTTTACTTCTTCCTCAAATATAAGTAGAATAAAAAATATGGATACCATTCAAATATTACTCCTTATTGTTCTTGTCATTTCCACCATTTTCCTGACAGTCGTCGGCATTCAGCTTACACTTGTCCTTTTCGAACTCCGAAAAACACTCAGTAATGTCAACAGAATCATCAAAGGGTTTGACAGTATCGGGGTCGGACTCCAGCACGGTATCGGCGAAGCCACAGGATTTATCAACGGATTTAAAACCGTATTGAAGGTTATTGATTTATACAAAAGCGCAAAAAATGACAAACCAAAAAAATGATTCTCAGAA is a window of Candidatus Roizmanbacteria bacterium DNA encoding:
- a CDS encoding NTP transferase domain-containing protein — protein: MKGIILAGGRATRLRPLTKITSKQLLPVYDKPMIYYPIETLIKSGIKDILIIISPEYAGHFLNLLGSGKEFGARFTYEIQEEPRGLADAFIVGEHFIGDDNVTMILGDNIFDEDFSEIVQNFKSGGHVFAKEVHDPQRYGVIEFDENNNVLSIVEKPESPKSNYAMVGLYVLDNRAAQFAKNVQPSSRGEIEIPDVINQYLKKGELKVSTLKGIWEDAGTFDSLLRVNNYWADKAKQNPTQ